Proteins encoded within one genomic window of Ranitomeya variabilis isolate aRanVar5 chromosome 4, aRanVar5.hap1, whole genome shotgun sequence:
- the LOC143767456 gene encoding uncharacterized protein LOC143767456 isoform X3: protein MDMDMEKMTKRILHLTLEILFRLTGEDYTVVKKTSSEHCQTPVSEGWGNPLSPITHPQPHPLIHEDNDQKSLELAYKMIQLLTGEVPVRCQDVTIYFSMEEWEYLEGHKDLYKDVMMEVPQPLTSPVLSSKRTTPERCPHPLLPQDCKPENPNVPQDHQGEDLTHDNTSETYVRGDEQCKEEIPTDNRPDDFNERLEGLLASSDLKSDDLFAKQDTYEEHCIIPVISSALHSKDPFTNLLSSDLPQIIKKNISHRKDIKNQKANTGKNKFSCSECEKSFFLMSDFLSHQRSHSGEKPFSCSECEKCFKQKSSLVTHERIHTGEKRYSCSECGRYCVSKSHLVIHQRIHTGEQPYLCSECGKSFKRKSCLVIHQRSHTGEKPFSCSECKRSFNQKTHLITHQKIHTGEKLYSCTECGKCFIEKSSLTIHQRVHTGEKPFTCSECGKCFNLKSDFVRHQKSHTGEKPFSCSECGKYFNVKSNLVTHKRTHTGEKPYSCTECGKCFAVKSNCVTHQRSHIGEKTFACSECGKCFKQKSYLVTHQRTHTGEKPFSCSECKRSFCQKAQLNRHQKIHSGEKLHLCTECGKCFTDKSNLVTHQRIHTGEKPFTCLECGKRFTRKTRFLTHQSSHIC from the exons atggatatggacatggAGAAGATGAcaaagaggatattacacctcaccctagagatcctcttccggcttactggagag gattacacagtagtgaagaagacctctagtgagcactgtcagacccctgtgtctgagggatggggaaaccCACTGAGCCCAATCACACATCCTCAACCTCACCCtctgatacatgaggacaatgaccAGAAaagcctagaactcgcctacaagatgattcagctgctgactggagag gttcctgtaaggtgtcaggatgtcactatctatttctccatggaggagtgggagtatttagaaggacacaaagatctgtacaaggacgtcatgatggaggttccccagcccctcacatcaccag ttctatccagtaagaggacaacaccagagagatgtccccatcctcttcttcctcagGACTGTAAAccagaaaatcccaatgttcctcaggatcatcag ggtgaggaTTTGACCCATGATAATActtcagagacatatgtgaggggtgatgagcagtgtaaagaggagattcctacagataatcgcccag atgatttTAACGAGCGATTAGAGGGACTTCTGGCATCTTCAGATTTGAAATCAGATGATCTTTTTGCCAAACAGGACACATATGAAGAACACTGCATTATCCCAGTTATATCCTcagcccttcacagcaaagatccttTCACTAATTTACTATCTTCTGATTTACCACAGATTATTAAGAAAAATATAAGTCACAGAAAGGATATTAAAAATCAAAAGGCTAATACAGGAAAAAATaaattttcatgttctgaatgtgaaaAATCTTTTTTCCTGATGTCAGATTTTCTTAGTCATCAAAGAAGTCattcaggggagaagccattttcatgctcagaatgtgaaaaatgttttaagCAGAAATCATCTCTTGTTacccatgagagaattcacacaggggagaagcgatactcatgttcagaatgtgggcgataTTGTGTAagtaaatcacatcttgttatacatcagagaattcacacaggggaacaaccatatttatgttcagaatgtggaaaaagttTTAAGCGGAAATCAtgtcttgttatacatcagagaagtcatacaggagagaaaccattttcatgttcagaatgtaagaGATCTTTCAACCAAAAAACACATCTTATTACacaccagaaaattcacacaggagagaagctatattcatgtacagaatgtgggaaatgttttatagagaAATCAAGTCTTACCATTCATCAGAGAGTTCACACCGGAGAGAAGCcatttacatgttcagaatgtggaaaatgttttaacctgaaGTCAGATTTTGTTAGGCATCAAaagagtcacacaggggagaagccattttcatgttcagaatgtgggaaatattttaatgtaaaatcaaatcttgttacacataagagaactcacacaggggagaagccatattcatgtacagaatgtgggaaatgttttgctgtgaaatcaaattgtgttacacatcagagaagtcacataggggagaagacatttgcatgttcagagtgtgggaaatgttttaagcagaaatcatatcttgttacacatcagagaactcacacaggggagaaaccattttcatgttcagaatgtaagaGATCTTTCTGCCAAAAAGCACAGCTTAATAGACACCAGAAAATTCACTCAGGAGAAAAGCTACATTtatgtacagaatgtgggaaatgttttacagataaatcaaatcttgttacacatcagagaattcacacaggggagaagccatttacatgtttagaatgtgggaagcgTTTTACAAGGAAAACAAGATTTCTTACTCATCAAAGCAGTCACATATGTTAG
- the LOC143767456 gene encoding uncharacterized protein LOC143767456 isoform X2, which yields MDMDMEKMTKRILHLTLEILFRLTGEVYTVMNKTSSERCQSFVSKIWGRPLSPIMRPPLQPLIHEDINDQKILELIYKMIELLTGEVPIRCQDVAVYFSMEEWEYLEGHKDLYKDVMMEAPQPLTSPVLSSKRTTPERCHHPLLPQDCKQENPNVPQDHQGEDLTHDNTSETYVRGDEQCKEEIPTDNRPDDFNERLEGLLASSDLKSDDLFAKQDTYEEHCIIPVISSALHSKDPFTNLLSSDLPQIIKKNISHRKDIKNQKANTGKNKFSCSECEKSFFLMSDFLSHQRSHSGEKPFSCSECEKCFKQKSSLVTHERIHTGEKRYSCSECGRYCVSKSHLVIHQRIHTGEQPYLCSECGKSFKRKSCLVIHQRSHTGEKPFSCSECKRSFNQKTHLITHQKIHTGEKLYSCTECGKCFIEKSSLTIHQRVHTGEKPFTCSECGKCFNLKSDFVRHQKSHTGEKPFSCSECGKYFNVKSNLVTHKRTHTGEKPYSCTECGKCFAVKSNCVTHQRSHIGEKTFACSECGKCFKQKSYLVTHQRTHTGEKPFSCSECKRSFCQKAQLNRHQKIHSGEKLHLCTECGKCFTDKSNLVTHQRIHTGEKPFTCLECGKRFTRKTRFLTHQSSHIC from the exons atggatatggacatggAGAAGATGAcaaagaggatattacacctcaccctagagatcctcttccggcttactggagag gtttACACAGTAATGAATAAGacttctagtgagcgctgtcagtcaTTTGTGTCTAAgatatggggaagacccctgagcccaatcatgagGCCTCCACTTCAGcctctgatacatgaggacatcaatgaccagaagatcctggaACTCatttacaagatgattgagctgctgactggagag gttcctataaggtgtcaggatgtcgctgtctatttctccatggaggagtgggaatatttagaaggacacaaagatctatacaaggacgtcatgatggaggctccccagcccctcacatcaccag ttctatccagtaagaggacaacaccagagagatgtcaccatcctcttcttccacaggactgtaaacaagaaaatcccaatgttcctcaggatcatcag ggtgaggaTTTGACCCATGATAATActtcagagacatatgtgaggggtgatgagcagtgtaaagaggagattcctacagataatcgcccag atgatttTAACGAGCGATTAGAGGGACTTCTGGCATCTTCAGATTTGAAATCAGATGATCTTTTTGCCAAACAGGACACATATGAAGAACACTGCATTATCCCAGTTATATCCTcagcccttcacagcaaagatccttTCACTAATTTACTATCTTCTGATTTACCACAGATTATTAAGAAAAATATAAGTCACAGAAAGGATATTAAAAATCAAAAGGCTAATACAGGAAAAAATaaattttcatgttctgaatgtgaaaAATCTTTTTTCCTGATGTCAGATTTTCTTAGTCATCAAAGAAGTCattcaggggagaagccattttcatgctcagaatgtgaaaaatgttttaagCAGAAATCATCTCTTGTTacccatgagagaattcacacaggggagaagcgatactcatgttcagaatgtgggcgataTTGTGTAagtaaatcacatcttgttatacatcagagaattcacacaggggaacaaccatatttatgttcagaatgtggaaaaagttTTAAGCGGAAATCAtgtcttgttatacatcagagaagtcatacaggagagaaaccattttcatgttcagaatgtaagaGATCTTTCAACCAAAAAACACATCTTATTACacaccagaaaattcacacaggagagaagctatattcatgtacagaatgtgggaaatgttttatagagaAATCAAGTCTTACCATTCATCAGAGAGTTCACACCGGAGAGAAGCcatttacatgttcagaatgtggaaaatgttttaacctgaaGTCAGATTTTGTTAGGCATCAAaagagtcacacaggggagaagccattttcatgttcagaatgtgggaaatattttaatgtaaaatcaaatcttgttacacataagagaactcacacaggggagaagccatattcatgtacagaatgtgggaaatgttttgctgtgaaatcaaattgtgttacacatcagagaagtcacataggggagaagacatttgcatgttcagagtgtgggaaatgttttaagcagaaatcatatcttgttacacatcagagaactcacacaggggagaaaccattttcatgttcagaatgtaagaGATCTTTCTGCCAAAAAGCACAGCTTAATAGACACCAGAAAATTCACTCAGGAGAAAAGCTACATTtatgtacagaatgtgggaaatgttttacagataaatcaaatcttgttacacatcagagaattcacacaggggagaagccatttacatgtttagaatgtgggaagcgTTTTACAAGGAAAACAAGATTTCTTACTCATCAAAGCAGTCACATATGTTAG
- the LOC143767456 gene encoding uncharacterized protein LOC143767456 isoform X1, with product MDMDMEKMTKRILHLTLEILFRLTGEVYTVMNKTSSERCQSFVSKIWGRPLSPIMRPPLQPLIHEDINDQKILELIYKMIELLTGEVPIRCQDVAVYFSMEEWEYLEGHKDLYKDVMMEAPQPLTSPVLSSKRTTPERCHHPLLPQDCKQENPNVPQDHQVPTISIYKRIFLTDPSRMDRDKMVERILHLIFFCLTGEDYTVVKKTSSEHCQTPVSEGWGNPLSPITHPQPHPLIHEDNDQKSLELAYKMIQLLTGEVPVRCQDVTIYFSMEEWEYLEGHKDLYKDVMMEVPQPLTSPVLSSKRTTPERCPHPLLPQDCKPENPNVPQDHQGEDLTHDNTSETYVRGDEQCKEEIPTDNRPDDFNERLEGLLASSDLKSDDLFAKQDTYEEHCIIPVISSALHSKDPFTNLLSSDLPQIIKKNISHRKDIKNQKANTGKNKFSCSECEKSFFLMSDFLSHQRSHSGEKPFSCSECEKCFKQKSSLVTHERIHTGEKRYSCSECGRYCVSKSHLVIHQRIHTGEQPYLCSECGKSFKRKSCLVIHQRSHTGEKPFSCSECKRSFNQKTHLITHQKIHTGEKLYSCTECGKCFIEKSSLTIHQRVHTGEKPFTCSECGKCFNLKSDFVRHQKSHTGEKPFSCSECGKYFNVKSNLVTHKRTHTGEKPYSCTECGKCFAVKSNCVTHQRSHIGEKTFACSECGKCFKQKSYLVTHQRTHTGEKPFSCSECKRSFCQKAQLNRHQKIHSGEKLHLCTECGKCFTDKSNLVTHQRIHTGEKPFTCLECGKRFTRKTRFLTHQSSHIC from the exons atggatatggacatggAGAAGATGAcaaagaggatattacacctcaccctagagatcctcttccggcttactggagag gtttACACAGTAATGAATAAGacttctagtgagcgctgtcagtcaTTTGTGTCTAAgatatggggaagacccctgagcccaatcatgagGCCTCCACTTCAGcctctgatacatgaggacatcaatgaccagaagatcctggaACTCatttacaagatgattgagctgctgactggagag gttcctataaggtgtcaggatgtcgctgtctatttctccatggaggagtgggaatatttagaaggacacaaagatctatacaaggacgtcatgatggaggctccccagcccctcacatcaccag ttctatccagtaagaggacaacaccagagagatgtcaccatcctcttcttccacaggactgtaaacaagaaaatcccaatgttcctcaggatcatcag gtccctacaatatctatatataagagaattttcctgactgATCcgtcaaggatggatagggacaagatggtggagaggatattacacctcatctTCTTctgtcttactggagag gattacacagtagtgaagaagacctctagtgagcactgtcagacccctgtgtctgagggatggggaaaccCACTGAGCCCAATCACACATCCTCAACCTCACCCtctgatacatgaggacaatgaccAGAAaagcctagaactcgcctacaagatgattcagctgctgactggagag gttcctgtaaggtgtcaggatgtcactatctatttctccatggaggagtgggagtatttagaaggacacaaagatctgtacaaggacgtcatgatggaggttccccagcccctcacatcaccag ttctatccagtaagaggacaacaccagagagatgtccccatcctcttcttcctcagGACTGTAAAccagaaaatcccaatgttcctcaggatcatcag ggtgaggaTTTGACCCATGATAATActtcagagacatatgtgaggggtgatgagcagtgtaaagaggagattcctacagataatcgcccag atgatttTAACGAGCGATTAGAGGGACTTCTGGCATCTTCAGATTTGAAATCAGATGATCTTTTTGCCAAACAGGACACATATGAAGAACACTGCATTATCCCAGTTATATCCTcagcccttcacagcaaagatccttTCACTAATTTACTATCTTCTGATTTACCACAGATTATTAAGAAAAATATAAGTCACAGAAAGGATATTAAAAATCAAAAGGCTAATACAGGAAAAAATaaattttcatgttctgaatgtgaaaAATCTTTTTTCCTGATGTCAGATTTTCTTAGTCATCAAAGAAGTCattcaggggagaagccattttcatgctcagaatgtgaaaaatgttttaagCAGAAATCATCTCTTGTTacccatgagagaattcacacaggggagaagcgatactcatgttcagaatgtgggcgataTTGTGTAagtaaatcacatcttgttatacatcagagaattcacacaggggaacaaccatatttatgttcagaatgtggaaaaagttTTAAGCGGAAATCAtgtcttgttatacatcagagaagtcatacaggagagaaaccattttcatgttcagaatgtaagaGATCTTTCAACCAAAAAACACATCTTATTACacaccagaaaattcacacaggagagaagctatattcatgtacagaatgtgggaaatgttttatagagaAATCAAGTCTTACCATTCATCAGAGAGTTCACACCGGAGAGAAGCcatttacatgttcagaatgtggaaaatgttttaacctgaaGTCAGATTTTGTTAGGCATCAAaagagtcacacaggggagaagccattttcatgttcagaatgtgggaaatattttaatgtaaaatcaaatcttgttacacataagagaactcacacaggggagaagccatattcatgtacagaatgtgggaaatgttttgctgtgaaatcaaattgtgttacacatcagagaagtcacataggggagaagacatttgcatgttcagagtgtgggaaatgttttaagcagaaatcatatcttgttacacatcagagaactcacacaggggagaaaccattttcatgttcagaatgtaagaGATCTTTCTGCCAAAAAGCACAGCTTAATAGACACCAGAAAATTCACTCAGGAGAAAAGCTACATTtatgtacagaatgtgggaaatgttttacagataaatcaaatcttgttacacatcagagaattcacacaggggagaagccatttacatgtttagaatgtgggaagcgTTTTACAAGGAAAACAAGATTTCTTACTCATCAAAGCAGTCACATATGTTAG